Proteins encoded within one genomic window of Marasmius oreades isolate 03SP1 chromosome 6, whole genome shotgun sequence:
- a CDS encoding uncharacterized protein (BUSCO:EOG09263MGE) — MASLLLRGRGAAGLLPCRLFSSSITSRYSEKVQKPPQPPKPIDDSTSALDYKRLQRNRPPPLPAMDLPRNRTAEEAVTNILYNTPPPSLQPFKKHILNCLVQNEPGVLSRVSGILAGRGFNIDSLVVCRTEIRDLSRMCIVLSGQDGVVEQARRQLEDLVPVWAVLDYTDTRTITRELLLVKVSILGSEYLEEQLAGGPTHEPRRELSQDKLERETALAHQFEKSAHPEQFISEAESPSCATLTPSEALRLKHQHLHSINVLASQFGAKIVDVSENSVIVELAAKTSRVEAFLSLVKPFGILESARTGLMAMPRTPISESAEDDLVEDISGPIDASLLPPG; from the exons ATGGCAAGTCTCCTCCTCCGTGGTAGAGGGGCTGCAGGACTCCTTCCTTGTCGTCTGTTTTCCTCCTCTATTACCTCAAGATATTCAGAAAAGGTCCAGAAACCTCCGCAACCACCGAAACCTATTGATGATTCTACTTCGGCATTGGACTACAAGAGGCTTCAACGAAATCGTCCTCCCCCTCTTCCTGCAATGGACCTTCCTCGTAATAGGACTGCAGAAGAAGCCGTGACGAATATTCTTTACAACACCCCACCACCCAGCTTGCAACCCTTCAAAAA ACACATTCTCAACTGTCTCGTTCAGAACGAGCCCGGTGTACTATCTCGCGTTTCTGGAATTCTTGCCGGAAGAGGCTTCAACATCGACTCTCTCGTTGTATGTCGAACTGAGATTCGGGATCTTTCTCGCATGTGTATTGTGTTGAGTGGGCAGGACGGTGTCGTTGAACAAGCTAGGAGACAGTTGGAGGATTTG GTTCCCGTTTGGGCAGTTTTAGATTACACGGATACGCGTACTATCACGCGTGAACTTCTACTTGTCAAGGTCTCCATCTTAGGTTCCGAGTACCTCGAAGAACAACTCGCTGGTGGTCCTACTCATGAACCTCGTCGAGAACTATCTCAGGACAAATTGGAACGTGAAACAGCCCTTGCCCACCAGTTCGAGAAAAGTGCTCATCCAGAGCAGTTTATTTCGGAAGCAGAGTCCCCGTCTTGTGCAACCTTGACGCCTTCTGAGGCACTCAGGTTAAAACATCAACATCTTCATTCCATCAACGTGCTGGCATCGCAATTTGGTGCTAAAATTGTTGACGTCAGTGAGAATAGTGTTATTGTCGAGCTCGCAGCGAAAACAAGCAGGGTGGAAGCCTTCCTCAGCTTGGTGAAACCTTTCGGGATCTTAGAGTCTGCAAGAACAG GTCTGATGGCCATGCCTCGAACGCCTATCAGTGAGTCTGCTGAGGACGACCTGGTGGAAGACATTAGTGGACCTATTGACGCCAGCCTCCTTCCACCTGGCTAG